From Puntigrus tetrazona isolate hp1 chromosome 8, ASM1883169v1, whole genome shotgun sequence, the proteins below share one genomic window:
- the zgc:195245 gene encoding LOW QUALITY PROTEIN: protein FAM107B (The sequence of the model RefSeq protein was modified relative to this genomic sequence to represent the inferred CDS: inserted 1 base in 1 codon): MSLNVMSATSITEHKQXQTLSEGHSPHTTRTMLDLNTTKKQSSVCVERPGFRHHRKENFACNSPVSQQSTDSGDEFIQLRKLNGSPSECPSRQNLHKELLLGHKRGLLLEEKPELQRVLQQRRLDLHREEELALRPPSDLEQELRKRQQKLQEYEMEEQRRIEDEKNVPEFVRVKENLRRIQLTD, encoded by the exons ATGAGCTTGAACGTAATGTCTGCAACGAGCATCACTGAACATAAAC AGCAGACGCTGAGTGAAGGCCACAGTCCTCACACTACTCGCACGATGCTGGACCTCAACACGACGAAAAAGCAGTCATCTGTATGCGTGGAG CGGCCAGGATTCAGACATCACAGAAAAG AGAATTTTGCGTGTAATTCTCCTGTGTCCCAGCAAAGCACAGACAGTGGAGATGAGTTCATTCAGCTCAGGAAACTGAATGGCTCACCCAGCGAGTGTCCCAGTCGCCAGAATCTCCATAAAGAGCTTCTGCTTGGCCACAAGAG GGGTCTGTTGTTGGAGGAGAAACCAGAATTGCAGCGCGTGTTACAGCAAAGGAGGCTTGACCTGCACCGAGAGGAGGAACTTGCCCTCCGACCTCCTTCTGACCTGGAACAAGAGCTCCGTAAAAGACAGCAGAAACTGCAAGAG TATGAGATGGAGGAACAGAGACGCATAGAGGATGAGAAGAATGTTCCAGAATTTGTACGAGTGAAAGAAAATCTGCGTCGCATACAGTTGACCGACTAA
- the inavaa gene encoding innate immunity activator protein isoform X3, giving the protein MDCKEEISDSDSGIILNSGPDSPTSPVKDLSTHTRAMRLKQQALEDRLGLCVLELKKLCIREAELTGKLPSDYPLLPDEKPPQVRRRIGAAFKLDEGFISQDGEESELHALEADFALQRQIYEAARKLSLEEHISKPVRKSRLQQCKREEKKLKELQDVILKHRINHGCVSPQTCYSSRQRDLCMSDDSSLSDAVALDDAVLGSSTDSGFQCLTLLPNNGPKQSSSSSSLDYDASPIQNSPWMESSLDQPYQKQKPSHSACSSRSSSSPTSSPADTRMAELPPAPQFVFKSLPVRNNQPNSAPSTPELPLRRQFSQSFRLPRSKPELTKASSDLGRGRTKLPRRRVTDFALAYSVQRLYQCSSEDSSSELSISSYSSSSSRETTTEAPKPCPPPYGYHRTTPNKGPSQLNSHSTLKNNNKNPPHLVPGPNRVKIINGTPLQVDMARLHLGQNSQSDSVHTNKPPKVEVTSPKRMIKPPPPYTKVVRTTSLREYPNHPSRVLPRDVVSGDLKTWHQKNNTVISKPRSLERQGSIRIKRPEPPAYHQIPPHKQVSQKVILQRASDGTPLQWYEEEDSEIVSQV; this is encoded by the exons atggATTGTAAGGAGGAGATCAGTGACTCTGATAGCGGGATCATTTTGAACTCTG GCCCAGACAGTCCCACGTCTCCGGTGAAGGACCTGAGCACTCACACACGTGCCATGAGGCTGAAGCAGCAGGCCCTTGAGGACAGACTGGGGCTTTGTGTCTTGGAGCTAAAGAAACTCTGCATTAGAGAGGCT GAGCTGACTGGAAAGCTGCCCTCCGATTACCCTCTCCTGCCTGACGAGAAACCCCCTCAGGTCCGGCGACGCATTGGAGCCGCTTTCAAACTGGATGAGGGTTTTATTTCACAAGATGGCGAG GAGTCTGAGCTGCACGCGCTCGAGGCTGATTTTGCCCTGCAGCGGCAGATTTATGAAGCAGCCCGAAAGCTCTCCCTCGAGGAGCACATCAGCAAACCGGTGAGGAAAAGCAGACTGCAGCAGTGTAAACGTGAAGAGAAGAAGCTGAAAGAGCTGCAGGATGTCATACTGAAACACCGCATCAACCACGGCTGTGTCTCTCCACAGACCTGCTATTCATCCAGACAGAGAG ATCTTTGTATGTCTGATGACAGCTCGCTGTCTGATGCTGTTGCCTTGGATGATG CTGTTCTGGGGTCTTCCACGGACAGCGGTTTCCAGTGTCTGACTCTCTTGCCCAATAACGGCCCAAAGCAATCCAGCTCCAGTTCCAGTCTGGACTATGATGCCTCACCCATCCAGAACTCTCCATGGATGGAGTCCAGCTTGGACCAGCCCTACCAGAAACAAAAACCTTCTCACTCTGCATGCAGCAGCCGCTCAAG CAGCAGTCCAACAAGCTCACCAGCTGACACAAGAATGGCAGAACTTCCTCCAGCACCCCAGTTTGTGTTTAAGAGTCTGCCTGTGCGAAACAATCAGCCAAACAGCGCCCCCTCCACCCCAGAGCTGCCACTGCGCCGACAGTTCTCACAGTCCTTCAG GCTCCCCAGAAGCAAACCAGAATTGACCAAGGCCAGCTCAGACCTAGGACGAGGCCGAACCAAGTTGCCGCGTCGACGAGTGACCGATTTCGCATTGGCCTACTCAGTTCAACGCTTATATCAGTGCAGCTCTGAAGACAGCAGCTCAGAGCTGTCCATTTCCTCATACAGCAGTTCCTCCAGCCGCGAGACGACCACCGAGGCGCCCAAACCCTGTCCTCCTCCATACGGCTACCATCGCACCACTCCAAATAAAGGACCAAGCCAACTCAACAGCCACAGTAcactcaaaaacaacaacaaaaacccaCCTCACCTCGTGCCTGGCCCCAATCGAGTAAAGATTATCAATGGGACACCACTTCAGGTGGACATGGCGAGGCTGCACCTCGGACAGAATTCACAATCTGATTCTGTACATACTAATAAACCCCCAAAGGTCGAGGTTACATCACCCAAACGAATGATCAAGCCTCCCCCGCCATACACAAAGGTGGTCCGCACAACGTCACTAAGAGAATATCCCAACCACCCCAGCCGTGTGCTTCCTCGTGATGTGGTATCAGGGGATCTCAAAACCTGGCACCAGAAAAACAATACAGTCATATCCAAACCCCGCTCACTTGAACGGCAAGGATCGATTCGGATCAAGCGCCCAGAACCGCCCGCCTACCACCAGATTCCCCCTCATAAACAG GTTTCTCAGAAAGTGATTCTGCAAAGAGCTTCGGATGGCACACCTCTGCAGTGGTATGAAGAGGAAGACTCTGAGATTGTGAGTCAGGTGTAA
- the inavaa gene encoding innate immunity activator protein isoform X2 has product MDCKEEISDSDSGIILNSGPDSPTSPVKDLSTHTRAMRLKQQALEDRLGLCVLELKKLCIREAELTGKLPSDYPLLPDEKPPQVRRRIGAAFKLDEGFISQDGEESELHALEADFALQRQIYEAARKLSLEEHISKPVRKSRLQQCKREEKKLKELQDVILKHRINHGCVSPQTCYSSRQRDLCMSDDSSLSDAVALDDDSDCAPFSPAVLGSSTDSGFQCLTLLPNNGPKQSSSSSSLDYDASPIQNSPWMESSLDQPYQKQKPSHSACSSRSSSPTSSPADTRMAELPPAPQFVFKSLPVRNNQPNSAPSTPELPLRRQFSQSFRLPRSKPELTKASSDLGRGRTKLPRRRVTDFALAYSVQRLYQCSSEDSSSELSISSYSSSSSRETTTEAPKPCPPPYGYHRTTPNKGPSQLNSHSTLKNNNKNPPHLVPGPNRVKIINGTPLQVDMARLHLGQNSQSDSVHTNKPPKVEVTSPKRMIKPPPPYTKVVRTTSLREYPNHPSRVLPRDVVSGDLKTWHQKNNTVISKPRSLERQGSIRIKRPEPPAYHQIPPHKQVSQKVILQRASDGTPLQWYEEEDSEIVSQV; this is encoded by the exons atggATTGTAAGGAGGAGATCAGTGACTCTGATAGCGGGATCATTTTGAACTCTG GCCCAGACAGTCCCACGTCTCCGGTGAAGGACCTGAGCACTCACACACGTGCCATGAGGCTGAAGCAGCAGGCCCTTGAGGACAGACTGGGGCTTTGTGTCTTGGAGCTAAAGAAACTCTGCATTAGAGAGGCT GAGCTGACTGGAAAGCTGCCCTCCGATTACCCTCTCCTGCCTGACGAGAAACCCCCTCAGGTCCGGCGACGCATTGGAGCCGCTTTCAAACTGGATGAGGGTTTTATTTCACAAGATGGCGAG GAGTCTGAGCTGCACGCGCTCGAGGCTGATTTTGCCCTGCAGCGGCAGATTTATGAAGCAGCCCGAAAGCTCTCCCTCGAGGAGCACATCAGCAAACCGGTGAGGAAAAGCAGACTGCAGCAGTGTAAACGTGAAGAGAAGAAGCTGAAAGAGCTGCAGGATGTCATACTGAAACACCGCATCAACCACGGCTGTGTCTCTCCACAGACCTGCTATTCATCCAGACAGAGAG ATCTTTGTATGTCTGATGACAGCTCGCTGTCTGATGCTGTTGCCTTGGATGATG ACTCAGACTGTGCTCCCTTTTCTCCAGCTGTTCTGGGGTCTTCCACGGACAGCGGTTTCCAGTGTCTGACTCTCTTGCCCAATAACGGCCCAAAGCAATCCAGCTCCAGTTCCAGTCTGGACTATGATGCCTCACCCATCCAGAACTCTCCATGGATGGAGTCCAGCTTGGACCAGCCCTACCAGAAACAAAAACCTTCTCACTCTGCATGCAGCAGCCGCTCAAG CAGTCCAACAAGCTCACCAGCTGACACAAGAATGGCAGAACTTCCTCCAGCACCCCAGTTTGTGTTTAAGAGTCTGCCTGTGCGAAACAATCAGCCAAACAGCGCCCCCTCCACCCCAGAGCTGCCACTGCGCCGACAGTTCTCACAGTCCTTCAG GCTCCCCAGAAGCAAACCAGAATTGACCAAGGCCAGCTCAGACCTAGGACGAGGCCGAACCAAGTTGCCGCGTCGACGAGTGACCGATTTCGCATTGGCCTACTCAGTTCAACGCTTATATCAGTGCAGCTCTGAAGACAGCAGCTCAGAGCTGTCCATTTCCTCATACAGCAGTTCCTCCAGCCGCGAGACGACCACCGAGGCGCCCAAACCCTGTCCTCCTCCATACGGCTACCATCGCACCACTCCAAATAAAGGACCAAGCCAACTCAACAGCCACAGTAcactcaaaaacaacaacaaaaacccaCCTCACCTCGTGCCTGGCCCCAATCGAGTAAAGATTATCAATGGGACACCACTTCAGGTGGACATGGCGAGGCTGCACCTCGGACAGAATTCACAATCTGATTCTGTACATACTAATAAACCCCCAAAGGTCGAGGTTACATCACCCAAACGAATGATCAAGCCTCCCCCGCCATACACAAAGGTGGTCCGCACAACGTCACTAAGAGAATATCCCAACCACCCCAGCCGTGTGCTTCCTCGTGATGTGGTATCAGGGGATCTCAAAACCTGGCACCAGAAAAACAATACAGTCATATCCAAACCCCGCTCACTTGAACGGCAAGGATCGATTCGGATCAAGCGCCCAGAACCGCCCGCCTACCACCAGATTCCCCCTCATAAACAG GTTTCTCAGAAAGTGATTCTGCAAAGAGCTTCGGATGGCACACCTCTGCAGTGGTATGAAGAGGAAGACTCTGAGATTGTGAGTCAGGTGTAA
- the si:ch211-163l21.11 gene encoding uncharacterized protein si:ch211-163l21.11, giving the protein MRTKLPWKSHLLCFSLTYNPPVQAAFSRLSLAFRCDQYTLCQRLETEEHARDNAEDNLKLEVERGMEVLETLKGMCLDITRAGLLQRLELCLNIIGGTIGRISNTAEVLGAVHQEAKVSHAVELMVAHVENLKRRHDRNSTELEEMKKQIEKSSRERHVSEQWEETDTIEKLEKDAQKPQLRRRKSTNIFAKQIQKQKMKESEAILSSVTNEICEEIKSTTKKPDHTDDCQKSRGEAVPQDDNPSQTATLDGPEETSSAQIHPNQTMRLELDTSFVKKHTSSMPVLPHQRPRRKASLEHSHAWLKTSEHYLRDGDRCVISSQRPLMQWMYRCRWIVLVIYLAVLCSIIILAILVWLLQTPVLWM; this is encoded by the exons ATGAGGACCAAACTGCCTTGGAAGAGTCATCTGTTGTG ctTTTCATTAACTTACAACCCCCCTGTACAGGCTGCTTTCTCTCGGCTGTCTCTGGCCTTTCGCTGTGATCAGTACACGCTGTGCCAGAGGCTGGAGACAGAGGAACACGCTCGAGACAATGCTGAGGACAACCTCAAACTAGAAGTGGAAAGAGGCATGGAAGTGCTTGAG ACACTCAAGGGAATGTGTTTAGATATCACGCGTGCCGGGCTTCTCCAGCGTCTTGAGTTGTGTCTTAACATTATCGGAGGCACCATCGGAAGAATCTCCAACACAGCAGAGGTTCTTGGGGCTGTGCATCAG gaagCCAAAGTGAGCCATGCAGTGGAACTGATGGTGGCTCATGTGGAGAACTTGAAGCGCCGTCATGACAGAAACAGCACTGAATTGGAGGAGATGAAGAAACAGATAGAGAAAAGCAGCAGAGAGCGACATGTCAGTGAGCAGTGGG AGGAAACTGACACTATTGAAAAACTGGAAAAAGACGCACAGAAG CCTCAGTTACGGCGTAGAAAAAGTACAAACATCTTTGCAAAGCAAATCCAG aaGCAAAAAATGAAGGAGTCAGAAGCTATACTATCTTCAGTGACCAATGAGATCTGTGAAGAGATCAAATCAACCACAAAGAAACCAGACCACACAGATGACTGTCAAAAGAGCAGAGG GGAAGCAGTACCTCAAGATGACAATCCCTCACAAACTGCCACATTGGATGGTCCTGAGGAGACATCTTCTGCCCAAATTCATCCTAACCAGACTATGAGACTTGAGCTGGACACCAGTTTTGTAAAAAA ACACACAAGTTCAATGCCAGTATTACCTCATCAAAGACCGAGGAGGAAGGCGTCGCTTGAGCACAGTCATGCCTGGCTGAAGACATCTGAACACTACCTCAGAGACGGCGATAGATGTGTCATAAGCTC ACAGCGCCCTCTTATGCAGTGGATGTATCGTTGCCGCTGGATAGTCCTTGTCATTTACCTCGCTGTTCTTTGCTCAATCATTATATTAGCCATATTAGTGTGGTTGCTGCAAACCCCCGTCTTATGGATGTGA
- the inavaa gene encoding innate immunity activator protein isoform X1, which yields MDCKEEISDSDSGIILNSGPDSPTSPVKDLSTHTRAMRLKQQALEDRLGLCVLELKKLCIREAELTGKLPSDYPLLPDEKPPQVRRRIGAAFKLDEGFISQDGEESELHALEADFALQRQIYEAARKLSLEEHISKPVRKSRLQQCKREEKKLKELQDVILKHRINHGCVSPQTCYSSRQRDLCMSDDSSLSDAVALDDDSDCAPFSPAVLGSSTDSGFQCLTLLPNNGPKQSSSSSSLDYDASPIQNSPWMESSLDQPYQKQKPSHSACSSRSSSSPTSSPADTRMAELPPAPQFVFKSLPVRNNQPNSAPSTPELPLRRQFSQSFRLPRSKPELTKASSDLGRGRTKLPRRRVTDFALAYSVQRLYQCSSEDSSSELSISSYSSSSSRETTTEAPKPCPPPYGYHRTTPNKGPSQLNSHSTLKNNNKNPPHLVPGPNRVKIINGTPLQVDMARLHLGQNSQSDSVHTNKPPKVEVTSPKRMIKPPPPYTKVVRTTSLREYPNHPSRVLPRDVVSGDLKTWHQKNNTVISKPRSLERQGSIRIKRPEPPAYHQIPPHKQVSQKVILQRASDGTPLQWYEEEDSEIVSQV from the exons atggATTGTAAGGAGGAGATCAGTGACTCTGATAGCGGGATCATTTTGAACTCTG GCCCAGACAGTCCCACGTCTCCGGTGAAGGACCTGAGCACTCACACACGTGCCATGAGGCTGAAGCAGCAGGCCCTTGAGGACAGACTGGGGCTTTGTGTCTTGGAGCTAAAGAAACTCTGCATTAGAGAGGCT GAGCTGACTGGAAAGCTGCCCTCCGATTACCCTCTCCTGCCTGACGAGAAACCCCCTCAGGTCCGGCGACGCATTGGAGCCGCTTTCAAACTGGATGAGGGTTTTATTTCACAAGATGGCGAG GAGTCTGAGCTGCACGCGCTCGAGGCTGATTTTGCCCTGCAGCGGCAGATTTATGAAGCAGCCCGAAAGCTCTCCCTCGAGGAGCACATCAGCAAACCGGTGAGGAAAAGCAGACTGCAGCAGTGTAAACGTGAAGAGAAGAAGCTGAAAGAGCTGCAGGATGTCATACTGAAACACCGCATCAACCACGGCTGTGTCTCTCCACAGACCTGCTATTCATCCAGACAGAGAG ATCTTTGTATGTCTGATGACAGCTCGCTGTCTGATGCTGTTGCCTTGGATGATG ACTCAGACTGTGCTCCCTTTTCTCCAGCTGTTCTGGGGTCTTCCACGGACAGCGGTTTCCAGTGTCTGACTCTCTTGCCCAATAACGGCCCAAAGCAATCCAGCTCCAGTTCCAGTCTGGACTATGATGCCTCACCCATCCAGAACTCTCCATGGATGGAGTCCAGCTTGGACCAGCCCTACCAGAAACAAAAACCTTCTCACTCTGCATGCAGCAGCCGCTCAAG CAGCAGTCCAACAAGCTCACCAGCTGACACAAGAATGGCAGAACTTCCTCCAGCACCCCAGTTTGTGTTTAAGAGTCTGCCTGTGCGAAACAATCAGCCAAACAGCGCCCCCTCCACCCCAGAGCTGCCACTGCGCCGACAGTTCTCACAGTCCTTCAG GCTCCCCAGAAGCAAACCAGAATTGACCAAGGCCAGCTCAGACCTAGGACGAGGCCGAACCAAGTTGCCGCGTCGACGAGTGACCGATTTCGCATTGGCCTACTCAGTTCAACGCTTATATCAGTGCAGCTCTGAAGACAGCAGCTCAGAGCTGTCCATTTCCTCATACAGCAGTTCCTCCAGCCGCGAGACGACCACCGAGGCGCCCAAACCCTGTCCTCCTCCATACGGCTACCATCGCACCACTCCAAATAAAGGACCAAGCCAACTCAACAGCCACAGTAcactcaaaaacaacaacaaaaacccaCCTCACCTCGTGCCTGGCCCCAATCGAGTAAAGATTATCAATGGGACACCACTTCAGGTGGACATGGCGAGGCTGCACCTCGGACAGAATTCACAATCTGATTCTGTACATACTAATAAACCCCCAAAGGTCGAGGTTACATCACCCAAACGAATGATCAAGCCTCCCCCGCCATACACAAAGGTGGTCCGCACAACGTCACTAAGAGAATATCCCAACCACCCCAGCCGTGTGCTTCCTCGTGATGTGGTATCAGGGGATCTCAAAACCTGGCACCAGAAAAACAATACAGTCATATCCAAACCCCGCTCACTTGAACGGCAAGGATCGATTCGGATCAAGCGCCCAGAACCGCCCGCCTACCACCAGATTCCCCCTCATAAACAG GTTTCTCAGAAAGTGATTCTGCAAAGAGCTTCGGATGGCACACCTCTGCAGTGGTATGAAGAGGAAGACTCTGAGATTGTGAGTCAGGTGTAA